A window of the Vespa crabro chromosome 8, iyVesCrab1.2, whole genome shotgun sequence genome harbors these coding sequences:
- the LOC124426175 gene encoding histidine-rich glycoprotein-like, whose product MRCFALVISIVAISIAHSILVESRKVTIDLSDLEVAASGHHEEKGGGEEHFSDHYSKHGEKGDKGYKGEHHHEKGDKGYHDKEGHSGHYHEDEGHKKHHHHDDGYYAEHHKGEKGEKGHKFHEKGHYGKGHSTKGHHGVHKLDEFKKDKEFFDEHHDSGHHEDHGGHHHEHEHKKGGHFKKGHHDSGHHEDKYGKKGHYEKGHHHHDEKGHKGEGGHEEHYEHHSKHGKKGDHEDHKKWGFKDGH is encoded by the coding sequence ATGAGGTGTTTTGCTTTGGTGATTTCTATCGTAGCGATTTCGATCGCTCATTCAATTCTGGTTGAAAGCCGAAAAGTTACGATAGatctgtcggacttggaagtaGCTGCGTCTGGTCATCATGAAGAAAAGGGTGGTGGCGAAGAGCATTTTTCCGATCATTATAGCAAACACGGTGAGAAGGGCGACAAAGGATATAAGGGTGAACATCATCACGAAAAGGGTGATAAGGGATACCATGACAAAGAAGGACATTCGGGACACTATCACGAGGATGAAGGACACAAGAAGCATCATCACCACGATGATGGTTACTACGCCGAGCATCATAAAGGTGAAAAGGGCGAAAAGGGCCATAAATTTCATGAGAAAGGCCACTACGGTAAGGGCCATAGTACCAAGGGGCATCACGGAGTTCATAAATtagatgaatttaaaaaagataaagaattcTTCGACGAACATCATGACTCTGGTCACCACGAGGATCACGGTGGTCATCATCACGAGCATGAGCACAAAAAGGGCGGTCACTTCAAGAAGGGTCATCACGATTCCGGTCATCATGAGGATAAATATGGGAAAAAAGGTCATTACGAGAAGGGACATCATCATCACGATGAAAAGGGTCACAAGGGTGAAGGTGGACACGAAGAACATTATGAACATCATTCTAAGCATGGTAAAAAAGGTGATCACGAAGATCACAAGAAATGGGGTTTTAAAGATGGACATTAA
- the LOC124426109 gene encoding uncharacterized protein LOC124426109, translating into MVSLLSRLIANTKTFQDVKLFRSIEKLRYSQSRFNASEKHTICICPEPPTYITRLAMPVDYDNVINFMCRTYFKEEPSIVNIGLSNISPTAFMLKILQENLKNGMTIIAENQLRCIIGAAVNICSCPWEPKKIKEYARCCEEESLVRDLIEFYSYVSLKPDVWNRYCVHKVFECNYVAVDPEYRGMGIAKKLVEESWYLARDCSYRLFRIDCSNIYTAIIAEGFGWTKICTIPYCRYVKNDEMVFQNIQEPNTEIKVYIDHVKFLNAYHLPYKSCKFK; encoded by the exons ATGGTATCGTTGCTTTCAAGATTAATCGCCAATACTAAAACTTTTCAAGACGTCAAACTTTTTCGGAGTATCGAAAAACTTCGATATTCGCAATCTCGTTTTAATGCTTCGGAAAAGCATACAATATGCATTTGTCCC gaGCCGCCAACTTATATTACTCGCTTGGCAATGCCTGTTGATTATgacaatgtaataaatttcatgtgCAGGACTTATTTTAAAGAGGAGCCAAGTATTGTAAATATCGGTCTTAGTAATATATCACCAACAGCTTTCATGTTGAAGATCTTGCAAGAGAACCTTAAAAACGGCATGACGATAATCGCAGAAAATCAACTCCGTTGCATAATCGGTGCTGCTGTAAACATTTGTTCATGTCCGTGGGAaccaaaaaaaattaaggaatATGCGAGATGTTGCGAGGAAGAGAGTCTAGTGCGCGACCTGATAGAGTTTTATTCTTATGTATCTCTTAAGCCAGATGTTTGGAATCGTTATTGCGTTCACAAGGTGTTTGAGTGCAACTATGTGGCGGTTGACCCAGAATATCGTGGAATGGGTATAGCCAAGAAGCTCGTTGAAGAGAGTTGGTATCTCGCACGAGATTGTAGTTATCGATTGTTCCGTATCGACTGTTCTAACAT ATATACAGCTATAATCGCAGAAGGTTTTGGATGGACTAAAATATGTACGATACCTTATTGTCGATACGTCAAGAATGACGAAATGGTATTCCAAAATATACAAGAACCTAATACAGAAATTAAAGTTTATATCGATCATGTCAAGTTTCTTAATGCATACCATCTGCCATATAAAAGTTGTAAGTTCAAGTGA
- the LOC124426108 gene encoding uncharacterized protein LOC124426108 has product MKNVWGLYWYVLCVAIVRVSTYPVNKNNQTQSDLEDFSTDYIIKDLSPVKFVGVDRGLENFDDEPIQRKNAKKPLILEPDAEMLPPNYKGVIPPGVDHMELVLAEPQVMATDSKAIKYIFSNQGVRNEKGGKKTVKFEKSLKGEKEKEKQKKDYAEAAGKKKAHTVIKNNFSGRKDQAFNEKGGSYEIEGNRNKGHNAAGFHNVYHKDEYKKDANFYDNDHQGGQFKKHGRYGEKHDSLERSYKKGLSHDSAFDLAEAKKEGKSKKSRVNEETQGHVAAQGYDGFFHNLDEFVKKVGLAKD; this is encoded by the coding sequence ATGAAAAACGTGTGGGGGTTGTACTGGTACGTTCTCTGTGTCGCCATTGTTCGCGTTTCAACATATCctgtgaataaaaataaccaaACACAATCTGATCTTGAAGATTTTTCTACCGATTATATCATCAAAGATTTGTCACCAGTTAAATTTGTTGGTGTGGACAGAGGTCTGGAAAATTTCGATGATGAGCCAAtccaaagaaaaaatgcaaaaaaaccTTTAATTTTGGAACCAGACGCAGAAATGTTACCACCTAATTACAAAGGTGTTATACCACCTGGCGTTGATCACATGGAACTTGTTCTTGCTGAACCACAAGTAATGGCTACCGATTCGAAGGCTATTAAGTACATATTTTCGAATCAAGGAGTAAGGAATGAGAAGGGTGGTAAGAAAACGgttaaatttgaaaagagCTTAAagggtgagaaagaaaaagagaaacagaagaaagatTATGCCGAAGCGGCTGGCAAAAAGAAAGCACATACCGTCATCAAAAACAATTTTAGTGGTCGAAAGGATCAAGCATTTAACGAAAAAGGTGGAAGCTATGAGATTGAAGGTAATCGCAATAAAGGTCACAACGCTGCTGGCTTCCATAATGTTTATCATAAAGACGAATACAAAAAAGATGCCAATTTTTACGACAACGATCATCAAGGTGGACAGTTCAAGAAACACGGAAGATACGGCGAGAAGCACGATTCTCTCGAACGTTCCTACAAGAAGGGCTTAAGTCACGATTCAGCGTTCGACTTGGCTGAAgccaaaaaagaaggaaaatcgaAGAAGTCTCGGGTCAATGAAGAAACCCAAGGTCATGTTGCTGCGCAAGGCTACGATGGCTTCTTTCATAATCTTGACGAATTCGTTAAAAAAGTAGGACTTGCTAAGGATTAA
- the LOC124426176 gene encoding histidine-rich glycoprotein-like → MACYVSRICLAFFLLYAIVDFSSAKNAKDERDLEVAASHHHGGHHESGGGHEHHGHHHEEHGEKGDKGYKGSHHHEKGDHGHYGKEHHEGHHGEHGGHKKGHHEEDEHHGHHHEHEHGHKGSKFGHSKGHKKGEKTHGYHHKAHKDEYHKEHKFYDDYHKGGHHEKHGSHHGHHGSKEGHHKKGGHHHSGHHEDHHGKKGHHDKGHFDEDHKGHHGKHGHEEHYHHHEDYGKKGEHHGGKSHGFSSGGGHGGGGGGGGGGGGHGGGGGGHGGGGGGHGGYHR, encoded by the exons ATGGCTTGCTACGTGTCTCGGATATGTCTggctttctttctcctctatGCGATTGTCGATTTCTCATCGGCGAAGAATGCAAAAGACGAACGAGATCTAGAAGTAGCTGCTAGCCATCACCACggcg GTCATCACGAATCTGGTGGTGGCCATGAGCATCATGGTCATCATCACGAAGAACACGGAGAGAAAGGAGACAAGGGTTACAAGGGTTCTCACCATCACGAGAAAGGCGATCATGGCCATTATGGTAAAGAACATCACGAGGGACATCATGGCGAACATGGTGGACATAAGAAGGGACATCACGAAGAGGACGAACATCACGGCCATCATCACGAGCATGAGCATGGCCACAAGGGCTCCAAATTTGGTCATTCGAAGGGTcacaaaaaaggagaaaaaactcATGGGTATCATCACAAAGCTCATAAAGATGAATATCACAAGGAACATAAGTTCTACGATGATTATCACAAAGGCGGACATCATGAGAAACATGGATCCCATCACGGACATCACGGAAGCAAAGAGGGACATCATAAAAAGGGTGGACATCACCACTCCGGTCATCACGAGGATCATCATGGAAAGAAGGGCCACCACGATAAAGGACACTTTGATGAGGATCACAAGGGACATCATGGAAAGCATGGCCATGAGGAACACTATCATCATCACGAAGACTATGGAAAGAAAGGCGAACATCACGGAGGGAAATCTCACGGATTCTCGAGCGGTGGTGGTCACGGaggtggtggcggcggcggcggcggagGTGGTGGTCACGGCGGCGGAGGTGGTGGTCATGGCGGCGGAGGTGGTGGTCACGGCGGCTACCATCGCTAA